A stretch of the Aegilops tauschii subsp. strangulata cultivar AL8/78 chromosome 4, Aet v6.0, whole genome shotgun sequence genome encodes the following:
- the LOC109758124 gene encoding uncharacterized protein isoform X2: MLPMELNGPPFGQPTTSTPNESLEQSHVQVRVEDGFDDIEKLTLLGLEFTWSTGDDLIRKVILEEMKKTKSGKELVEEVRKIEKNINAGSTISSQLELSVAEISMDTCEVLIRSHSVEQDSESPDEEIPQIEEDELENEEQDDQEIDYPSDQVEDAISISPERGKEAAIDELGEPKIHLPIVIQERDVAGFCLCTNQYMLTRFEVTFLGTPVDSRHGDEEKQGAHMKREAGEGMRIGNQKERSHNARGCEMIERVLHPSPMSCFMTHFEYIIY; encoded by the exons ATGTTGCCAATGGAGTTAAATGGTCCTCCATTTGGTCAACCAACAACTTCAACACCTAATGAGTCGTTAGAGCAATCTCATGTGCAAGTGCGCGTAGAAGATGGTTTTGATGATATAGAGAAGCTCACATTACTTGGTCTTGAGTTCACTTGGAGTACCGGGGATGATCTTATTAGGAAGGTTATACTAGAGGAAATGAAGAAGACCAAGAGTGGAAAAGAGCTAGTGGAAGAAGTAAGGAAGATTGAGAAGAACATCAACGCTGGCAGTACTATATCATCACAGCTTGAGTTGAGTGTCGCTGAGATATCCATGGATACATGTGAGGTTCTAATACGTTCACATTCAGTTGAGCAAGATAGTGAGAGCCCGGATGAAGAGATACCTCAGATTGAAGAAGATGAACTAGAAAACGAGGAACAAGATGACCAAGAGATCGACTACCCAAGCGATCAAGTTGAAGACGCAATCTCTATCTCCCCCGAAAGAGGAAAAGAAGCTGCTATAGATGAACTTGGAGAACCAAAAATTCATTTGCCCATCGTCATACAAGAGCGTGATGTTGCAG GTTTTTGCTTGTGCACAAATCAATACATGCTGACCAGGTTCGAGGTGACATTCCTTGGGACCCCGGTGGATTCACGGCATGGTGATGAGGAGAAGCAAGGAGCACACATGAAGAGAGAAGCTGGAGAAGGCATGAGGATAGGGAATCAAAAGGAGAGGAGTCACAATGCAAGAGGATGTGAGATGATCGAGCGAGTGCTACACCCAAGCCCGATGAGTTGTTTCATGACCCATTTCGAGTATATCATCTATTGA
- the LOC109758124 gene encoding uncharacterized protein isoform X1: MLPMELNGPPFGQPTTSTPNESLEQSHVQVRVEDGFDDIEKLTLLGLEFTWSTGDDLIRKVILEEMKKTKSGKELVEEVRKIEKNINAGSTISSQLELSVAEISMDTCEVLIRSHSVEQDSESPDEEIPQIEEDELENEEQDDQEIDYPSDQVEDAISISPERGKEAAIDELGEPKIHLPIVIQERDVAGFCLCTNQYMLTRFEVTFLGTPVDSRHGDEEKQGAHMKREAGEGMRIGNQKERSHNARGCEMIERVLHPSPMSCFMTHFEKVRKGTIKFQIWTMRQSR; encoded by the exons ATGTTGCCAATGGAGTTAAATGGTCCTCCATTTGGTCAACCAACAACTTCAACACCTAATGAGTCGTTAGAGCAATCTCATGTGCAAGTGCGCGTAGAAGATGGTTTTGATGATATAGAGAAGCTCACATTACTTGGTCTTGAGTTCACTTGGAGTACCGGGGATGATCTTATTAGGAAGGTTATACTAGAGGAAATGAAGAAGACCAAGAGTGGAAAAGAGCTAGTGGAAGAAGTAAGGAAGATTGAGAAGAACATCAACGCTGGCAGTACTATATCATCACAGCTTGAGTTGAGTGTCGCTGAGATATCCATGGATACATGTGAGGTTCTAATACGTTCACATTCAGTTGAGCAAGATAGTGAGAGCCCGGATGAAGAGATACCTCAGATTGAAGAAGATGAACTAGAAAACGAGGAACAAGATGACCAAGAGATCGACTACCCAAGCGATCAAGTTGAAGACGCAATCTCTATCTCCCCCGAAAGAGGAAAAGAAGCTGCTATAGATGAACTTGGAGAACCAAAAATTCATTTGCCCATCGTCATACAAGAGCGTGATGTTGCAG GTTTTTGCTTGTGCACAAATCAATACATGCTGACCAGGTTCGAGGTGACATTCCTTGGGACCCCGGTGGATTCACGGCATGGTGATGAGGAGAAGCAAGGAGCACACATGAAGAGAGAAGCTGGAGAAGGCATGAGGATAGGGAATCAAAAGGAGAGGAGTCACAATGCAAGAGGATGTGAGATGATCGAGCGAGTGCTACACCCAAGCCCGATGAGTTGTTTCATGACCCATTTCGA AAAAGTGCGTAAAGGCACTATAAAGTTCCAGATTTGGACTATGAGGCAATCGAGATGA